A genomic segment from Nicotiana tabacum cultivar K326 chromosome 9, ASM71507v2, whole genome shotgun sequence encodes:
- the LOC142163972 gene encoding uncharacterized protein LOC142163972 has product MKARYFYFTVHSASDLLDVREFGRMKVYAKVSMAGKTKCTEVDRVNETNPKRNTTLCFIVPEKDIIKGSTIPSKIELFCKRTFSDDKYVGELLVSLAPRYKGECTFPVQRNDSNENKSFGTLTFSHALGDKFIVTNSS; this is encoded by the coding sequence ATGAAGGCcagatatttttattttacagTCCATTCTGCTAGTGACCTCCTAGATGTTCGAGAATTCGGTCGAATGAAAGTTTATGCAAAGGTTTCAATGGCAGGAAAAACAAAGTGCACAGAAGTGGATCGTGTGAACGAGACGAATCCTAAGCGGAATACCACTCTTTGCTTCATTGTGCCCGAGAAAGATATCATAAAAGGGAGTACTATTCCTTCTAAGATTGAGCTGTTTTGCAAAAGGACTTTCTCAGATGATAAATACGTAGGGGAGCTGCTCGTTTCTCTAGCTCCTCGTTATAAAGGAGAATGTACTTTTCCAGTGCAAAGAAATGATTCAAATGAGAACAAAAGTTTTGGAACTTTGACGTTTTCGCATGCTTTAGGAGATAAATTCATAGTTACGAACTCCTCGTAG